The proteins below come from a single Onychomys torridus chromosome 18, mOncTor1.1, whole genome shotgun sequence genomic window:
- the LOC118569780 gene encoding ATP synthase subunit f, mitochondrial-like: MVSLMPLKLVEVKHGELPSCYWCRISAAVALWEPFRGYSQQRKHINAWKGSITGFNMVLAASLVSSYCLSYKELKHERCRSTSVERSALIT, translated from the coding sequence ATGGTGTCACTCATGCCACTCAAGCTCGTAGAGGTTAAACATGGAGAGCTGCCAAGCTGCTACTGGTGCAGAATTTCAGCTGCAGTGGCACTGTGGGAGCCTTTCAGAGGTTACAGCCAGCAACGCAAGCACATCAACGCCTGGAAAGGCAGCATCACAGGGTTTAACATGGTGCTGGCAGCCTCTCTGGTTTCTAGCTACTGCCTTTCTTACAAGGAACTCAAACATGAGAGGTGCAGAAGTACCAGCGTAGAGAGGTCAGCACTTATCACCTGA